The genomic region GCAAAATCGAAACCCAGATGGCCCATAAGACGGAACAGCTGAATTCGATCATCTCCTCGACACAGTTCAACGGTGTCAACCTGCTGAAGACCGATACCGACGGAACCGGAAGCACATCGCTGACGGTTGCCGCATCATTTGATCGTCAGGGTTCGGGCACGGCCAGTCTCGCCACCATTTCGGTCGACAGTCTGGATTTTGAGGGAAGTCCCAGTTTCGACATCAACAATCGCACCGCGATAACCGATCAGGCCAGTGCACAAACGGCCTTGGGCGAAATTGAAGGATTTCTGAAATATGCGATCGAAGGCGCCGCAGCGCTGGGCGCCAGTGCCACTCAAATGTCGGATCAGAATGATTTTGTCGGCAGGTTGGCTGACAGTATGAAGGTGGGCATCAGTGCGATGACCGACACCAATATGGAGCAGGCCTCCGTTCGTCTGGCCGCGCTCACCGTTCAGCAACAGCTTGGATCTCTATCGCTGTCGATTGCCAATGCAGCGCCGAACAGTTTGCTGGCCCTCACCTAGCGCCACTTCGGGCCGGGAGATATCCCGGCCCGTCCCCATATCCATTCTCAGCGCCGGGGCACCCTGCGTGATCCGAGACCATAACATAGCAGTCAGAAATCAGGATTGGCTGCGCAATTGGCGTGGGGTCTGACCAAATTCCGCCTTAAAGGCGCGGGTCATGGCGCTGGCATTTTCATAACCACAGCGGGCTGCGATTTCACTCACCCGCTGGTCGGTGTCTCCCACCAGTTTCCGTGCCAAAGTCATCCGTAACCTGCGGTAAACTGCTTGCGGCGTCGCATTCAATTCTGCCTGCACCCGCTGTTCCAGTGTTCTTTGCGTGCAGCCAACCTGCTGGGCAATCTCGCCCACAGAGAGAGGCCGCTCAAGATGTTCCTGCATAATGGAAATCGCACGGTCGACAGATCTACCGGTGGTCCGCGAAAACGACGCATGGGATCGCGCGGAATCGCGGGTCATGAACAATTGCGCAACCTCCACCGACAGTAACGGATCATGGGTTTCACTGACCAGATGCATGATCAGATCAAATGCGGCCATCGCGCCCGAGCAGGTAATCCGGTCCCGATCAATCACAAACCGTTCACGCTGTGCATCAACATCAGGAAATGTCTCGGCAAAGCTGGTGAGCTCCTCCCAGTGGATTGTTGCGCGATAGCCATCCAGCAACCCCGCACTGGCCAATAGCCAACTGCCAGTGTCCAGCCCCGCCAGATAGGTATAGCGTTTTGCCGCAGCCCTCAGCCCTCGGCTGATGTCCCAACTGCCAAGACCCCGAAACCCATAAGACGGCATGATCATCAGCGCCGTGCCTGCGCCCTCTTTGAGCGGACCATGAGGCGCCACCTGCATGCCGCTGGAGCTGACAACCGCGGCGCCGTCCATCGTCAAGAACCGCCATTGATACAGGGGCTTGCGCGACAGCGTATTGGCCGCCCGCAGGGGCTCGACGGTGTTTGCCA from Parasedimentitalea psychrophila harbors:
- a CDS encoding flagellin N-terminal helical domain-containing protein, with translation MSSINSNSGAAVALQMLGGTVEQKETVQEDIATGKEVNTAKDAAALWAISQVMESDVAGFSAVSGSLSLGEATASVAAVGAERMTEVLQDMKQLTIMASSGAVDYSKIETQMAHKTEQLNSIISSTQFNGVNLLKTDTDGTGSTSLTVAASFDRQGSGTASLATISVDSLDFEGSPSFDINNRTAITDQASAQTALGEIEGFLKYAIEGAAALGASATQMSDQNDFVGRLADSMKVGISAMTDTNMEQASVRLAALTVQQQLGSLSLSIANAAPNSLLALT
- a CDS encoding GlxA family transcriptional regulator, with the translated sequence MQSLTNIDNQTQNFDILLFDNFSNHCLANTVEPLRAANTLSRKPLYQWRFLTMDGAAVVSSSGMQVAPHGPLKEGAGTALMIMPSYGFRGLGSWDISRGLRAAAKRYTYLAGLDTGSWLLASAGLLDGYRATIHWEELTSFAETFPDVDAQRERFVIDRDRITCSGAMAAFDLIMHLVSETHDPLLSVEVAQLFMTRDSARSHASFSRTTGRSVDRAISIMQEHLERPLSVGEIAQQVGCTQRTLEQRVQAELNATPQAVYRRLRMTLARKLVGDTDQRVSEIAARCGYENASAMTRAFKAEFGQTPRQLRSQS